Proteins from a single region of Felis catus isolate Fca126 chromosome B4, F.catus_Fca126_mat1.0, whole genome shotgun sequence:
- the ZNF740 gene encoding zinc finger protein 740 isoform X1 yields MAQASLLACEGLAGVSLVPTAASKKMMLSQIASKQAENGERAGSPDVLRCSSQGHRKDSDKSRSRKDDDSLAEASHSKKTVKKVVVVEQNGSFQVKIPKNFICEHCFGAFRSSYHLKRHILIHTGEKPFECDICDMRFIQKYHLERHKRVHSGEKPYQCERCHQCFSRTDRLLRHKRMCQGCQSKTSDGQFSL; encoded by the exons ATGGCTCAG GCAAGTCTCCTGGCTTGTGAAGGCCTAGCAGGTGTGAGTTTGGTTCCCACTGCAGCCAGCAAGAAGATGATGCTGAGCCAGATTGCCAGCAAGCAGGCCGAGAATGGAGAACGGGCAGGTAGCCCTGATGTGCTGAGGTGCTCGAGTCAG GGCCACCGAAAAGACAGCGATAAGTCCCGTAGTCGCAAAGATGATGACAGCTTGGCTGAGGCCTCTCATTCAAAGAAGACTGTTAAAAAG GTGGTGGTAGTGGAACAAAATGGTTCTTTTCAAGTAAAGATTcccaaaaattttatttgtgaacACTGCTTTGGAGCCTTTAGGAGCAGTTACCACCTCAAGAGGCACATCCTAATTCATACTG GTGAGAAGCCATTTGAGTGTGATATATGTGATATGCGCTTCATCCAGAAATACCACCTGGAGCGTCACAAGCGTGTGCACAGTGGCGAAAAGCCCTACCAGTGTGAACGGTGTCATCAG tgTTTTTCTCGGACAGATCGATTACTCAGACACAAACGGATGTGCCAAGGGTGCCAGTCCAAGACTTCCGACGGGCAGTTTTCTCTATAG
- the ZNF740 gene encoding zinc finger protein 740 isoform X2 has translation MKEASLLACEGLAGVSLVPTAASKKMMLSQIASKQAENGERAGSPDVLRCSSQGHRKDSDKSRSRKDDDSLAEASHSKKTVKKVVVVEQNGSFQVKIPKNFICEHCFGAFRSSYHLKRHILIHTGEKPFECDICDMRFIQKYHLERHKRVHSGEKPYQCERCHQCFSRTDRLLRHKRMCQGCQSKTSDGQFSL, from the exons ATGAAGGAG GCAAGTCTCCTGGCTTGTGAAGGCCTAGCAGGTGTGAGTTTGGTTCCCACTGCAGCCAGCAAGAAGATGATGCTGAGCCAGATTGCCAGCAAGCAGGCCGAGAATGGAGAACGGGCAGGTAGCCCTGATGTGCTGAGGTGCTCGAGTCAG GGCCACCGAAAAGACAGCGATAAGTCCCGTAGTCGCAAAGATGATGACAGCTTGGCTGAGGCCTCTCATTCAAAGAAGACTGTTAAAAAG GTGGTGGTAGTGGAACAAAATGGTTCTTTTCAAGTAAAGATTcccaaaaattttatttgtgaacACTGCTTTGGAGCCTTTAGGAGCAGTTACCACCTCAAGAGGCACATCCTAATTCATACTG GTGAGAAGCCATTTGAGTGTGATATATGTGATATGCGCTTCATCCAGAAATACCACCTGGAGCGTCACAAGCGTGTGCACAGTGGCGAAAAGCCCTACCAGTGTGAACGGTGTCATCAG tgTTTTTCTCGGACAGATCGATTACTCAGACACAAACGGATGTGCCAAGGGTGCCAGTCCAAGACTTCCGACGGGCAGTTTTCTCTATAG